The following coding sequences lie in one Danio rerio strain Tuebingen ecotype United States chromosome 3, GRCz12tu, whole genome shotgun sequence genomic window:
- the si:dkey-204f11.64 gene encoding uncharacterized protein LOC100537752, with protein sequence MSNNSTSGLSSLQKSVNQLRFEASFDRIMVSQAADDLKAFCLKNASKDPLIKGVPPNDNPFRPAKSCVLL encoded by the exons ATGTCGAATAACAGCACGAGTGGTTTGTCGAGCTTGCAAAAAAGCGTCAATCAACTGCGATTTGAAGCATCATTTGACAGAATTATG GTTTCTCAAGCTGCAGACGATCTAAAAGCATTCTGCTTAAAAAATGCCAGTAAAGACCCTCTCATTAAAGGGGTGCCACCCAATGACAACCCCTTCCGACCCGCAAAATCATGTGTTCTCCTCTGA